The following are from one region of the Nicotiana tomentosiformis chromosome 7, ASM39032v3, whole genome shotgun sequence genome:
- the LOC104109367 gene encoding uncharacterized protein isoform X7, with translation MSRVLDFFLEYSLPRISDFHNGCTRFQDLQQISSRSSYGKPSAVQSCKRVQFSLEALNLEVADHADLHSLPDEAEACDGRDSDILPHVQTLRNFPEEELMGKVVMVRLDLTILLREQKKKHSSAARVISTIKYLHNAGAKLVLISSWSPKADSQLLKLERVAEFLSSELELKVIPVELGSGLEQSLMEDGHNSDILLLENLSQFKQEQANCSEFARRLSSGVDIFVNDAFFQSHKILASNVGITSFCYSSIAGFHFDEGMSQLKKIIKMNKWPYYAIIGGANLAGKAAALQFLASRCDGFIFVGDAAFQIMHAFGLPVPMELVEQESLEAADMLLEAAKARGVKIVLPKDFWCVNDHYPLQMKTFPANHIMDGWKPVDVGPNTLEEMISVLSRCKAYPFELNWDAIYANTTLPLVVDVGSGNGLFLFRMAKMRKDWNFLGMENNEKLVSRCLDHVSQSGMTNGYFIATNATSTFQSIVSSYPGDLVLVSIQCPNPDFNKTEYRWRMVRRSLVEAIADLLASDGKVFLQSDVKEVAVRMKEEFMKYGKGKLTVVHDLEDSTSHQDRWLKENPFGIRSDWEQHVIDRGAPMYRLLLLKSSPSG, from the exons ATGAGTCGGGTTCTGGATTTCTTCTTAGAATACTCTTTACCGAGAATATCAGATTTCCACAATGGCTGTACAAGGTTTCAAGATTTGCAACAAATTAGTTCACGTTCGTCTTATGGGAAGCCTTCTGCAGTCCAAAGTTGTAAAAGGGTTCAATTTTCACTAGAAG CTTTAAATCTGGAGGTAGCTGATCATGCTGATTTGCATTCACTTCCAGACGAG GCTGAAGCTTGTGACGGGAGAGATTCAGATATCTTACCTCATGTGCAAACCCTTAGAAATTTCCCAGAGGAGGAACTAATGGGAAAAGTTGTCATGGTCAGATTGGATTTGACCATCCTGCTAAGGGAGCAGAAGAAAAAGCATTCGTCAGCAGCTCGTGTAATTTCAACCATCAAGTATCTACACAATGCTGGGGCAAAATTAGTTCTAATAAGTAGCTGGAGTCCGAAAGCTGATTCACAGCTTCTGAAATTGGAACGTGTTGCAG AATTTCTATCGTCAGAACTTGAACTAAAAGTCATACCAGTGGAGCTTGGTTCTGGACTTGAGCAGTCTCTGATGGAAGATGGACATAATTCTGACATCCTTCTGCTTGAGAACCTTTCTCAGTTTAAGCAGGAGCAAGCCAATTGTTCAGAGTTTGCACGACGCCTATCATCTGGGGTCGATATCTTTGTTAATGATGCATTTTTCCAATCACATAAGATTCTTGCatcaaatgttggtattaccaGCTTCTGCTATTCCTCCATTGCCGGATTTCACTTTGACGAGGGAATGTCTCAACTGAAGAAGATAATCAAGATGAACAAATGGCCCTATTATGCAATA ATTGGTGGAGCTAATCTCGCTGGGAAAGCAGCAGCCTTGCAATTTTTGGCATCTAGATGTGATGGTTTCATCTTTGTTGGAGATGCTGCATTTCAAATCATGCATGCTTTTGGATTACCTGTGCCTATGGAATTGGTGGAACAAGAATCACTAGAAGCAGCCGATATGCTACTTGAGGCTGCAAAGGCAAGAGGAGTAAAAATTGTATTACCAAAAGATTTTTGGTGCGTCAATGATCATTATCCACTGCAGATGAAGACCTTTCCTGCTAATCATATCATGGATG GCTGGAAACCTGTTGATGTTGGACCCAACACGTTGGAGGAAATGATTTCCGTGCTTTCAAGATGCAAG GCATACCCATTTGAGTTGAACTGGGATGCTATATATGCCAATACGACACTACCTCTTGTTGTTGACGTAGGAAGTG GCAACGGCTTATTTCTGTTCAGAATGGCAAAGATGAGGAAGGATTGGAATTTTCTTGGCATGGAAAATAATGAAAAG TTGGTGAGCCGTTGTCTTGATCATGTTTCTCAATCTGGCATGACAAATGG ATACTTCATAGCGACAAATGCCACATCAACATTTCAGTCCATTGTTTCCAGTTACCCTGGTGATCTGGTTCTTGTGTCAATACAG TGTCCAAATCCAGATTTCAATAAAACAGAATACCGATGGAGGATGGTGCGAAGATCATTAGTTGAAGCAATAGCAGACTTACTGGCTTCTGATGGAAAG GTATTTCTCCAATCCGATGTAAAAGAAGTTGCAGTGAGAATGAAAGAAGAATTTATGAAATATGGTAAGGGTAAGCTCACAGTAGTGCATGATTTGGAAGATAGCACCAGTCATCAAGATAGGTGGTTGAAGGAAAATCCCTTTGGCATTCGATCGGATTGGGAGCAACATGTTATAGACCGTGGAGCTCCTATGTACAGATTACTGCTATTGAAATCTTCTCCTTCTGGTTGA
- the LOC104109367 gene encoding phosphoglycerate kinase, cytosolic-like isoform X2 produces MSRVLDFFLEYSLPRISDFHNGCTRFQDLQQISSRSSYGKPSAVQSCKRVQFSLEALNLEVADHADLHSLPDEAEACDGRDSDILPHVQTLRNFPEEELMGKVVMVRLDLTILLREQKKKHSSAARVISTIKYLHNAGAKLVLISSWSPKADSQLLKLERVAEFLSSELELKVIPVELGSGLEQSLMEDGHNSDILLLENLSQFKQEQANCSEFARRLSSGVDIFVNDAFFQSHKILASNVGITSFCYSSIAGFHFDEGMSQLKKIIKMNKWPYYAIIGGANLAGKAAALQFLASRCDGFIFVGDAAFQIMHAFGLPVPMELVEQESLEAADMLLEAAKARGVKIVLPKDFWCVNDHYPLQMKTFPANHIMDGWKPVDVGPNTLEEMISVLSRCKKILWIGAIKFGASNQESAGTSKLAAILYNLSQKNCDLIVVGKQACETFVGKSSYVMADLIENASIVWEFLKGRKLHGLLALDRAYPFELNWDAIYANTTLPLVVDVGSGNGLFLFRMAKMRKDWNFLGMENNEKLVSRCLDHVSQSGMTNGYFIATNATSTFQSIVSSYPGDLVLVSIQCPNPDFNKTEYRWRMVRRSLVEAIADLLASDGKVFLQSDVKEVAVRMKEEFMKYGKGKLTVVHDLEDSTSHQDRWLKENPFGIRSDWEQHVIDRGAPMYRLLLLKSSPSG; encoded by the exons ATGAGTCGGGTTCTGGATTTCTTCTTAGAATACTCTTTACCGAGAATATCAGATTTCCACAATGGCTGTACAAGGTTTCAAGATTTGCAACAAATTAGTTCACGTTCGTCTTATGGGAAGCCTTCTGCAGTCCAAAGTTGTAAAAGGGTTCAATTTTCACTAGAAG CTTTAAATCTGGAGGTAGCTGATCATGCTGATTTGCATTCACTTCCAGACGAG GCTGAAGCTTGTGACGGGAGAGATTCAGATATCTTACCTCATGTGCAAACCCTTAGAAATTTCCCAGAGGAGGAACTAATGGGAAAAGTTGTCATGGTCAGATTGGATTTGACCATCCTGCTAAGGGAGCAGAAGAAAAAGCATTCGTCAGCAGCTCGTGTAATTTCAACCATCAAGTATCTACACAATGCTGGGGCAAAATTAGTTCTAATAAGTAGCTGGAGTCCGAAAGCTGATTCACAGCTTCTGAAATTGGAACGTGTTGCAG AATTTCTATCGTCAGAACTTGAACTAAAAGTCATACCAGTGGAGCTTGGTTCTGGACTTGAGCAGTCTCTGATGGAAGATGGACATAATTCTGACATCCTTCTGCTTGAGAACCTTTCTCAGTTTAAGCAGGAGCAAGCCAATTGTTCAGAGTTTGCACGACGCCTATCATCTGGGGTCGATATCTTTGTTAATGATGCATTTTTCCAATCACATAAGATTCTTGCatcaaatgttggtattaccaGCTTCTGCTATTCCTCCATTGCCGGATTTCACTTTGACGAGGGAATGTCTCAACTGAAGAAGATAATCAAGATGAACAAATGGCCCTATTATGCAATA ATTGGTGGAGCTAATCTCGCTGGGAAAGCAGCAGCCTTGCAATTTTTGGCATCTAGATGTGATGGTTTCATCTTTGTTGGAGATGCTGCATTTCAAATCATGCATGCTTTTGGATTACCTGTGCCTATGGAATTGGTGGAACAAGAATCACTAGAAGCAGCCGATATGCTACTTGAGGCTGCAAAGGCAAGAGGAGTAAAAATTGTATTACCAAAAGATTTTTGGTGCGTCAATGATCATTATCCACTGCAGATGAAGACCTTTCCTGCTAATCATATCATGGATG GCTGGAAACCTGTTGATGTTGGACCCAACACGTTGGAGGAAATGATTTCCGTGCTTTCAAGATGCAAG aaaattttgTGGATTGGAGCTATAAAGTTCGGCGCATCAAATCAAGAATCTGCTGGAACGTCCAAATTGGCTGCAATACTTTATAATCTTAGTCAAAAGAACTGTGATCTTATTGTGGTTGGCAAACAGGCATGTGAGACATTTGTTGGGAAATCAAGCTATGTAATGGCCGATTTGATTGAAAACGCTTCCATTGTCTGGGAGTTTCTGAAAGGGAGAAAGCTTCACGGCCTCTTGGCACTAGATAGA GCATACCCATTTGAGTTGAACTGGGATGCTATATATGCCAATACGACACTACCTCTTGTTGTTGACGTAGGAAGTG GCAACGGCTTATTTCTGTTCAGAATGGCAAAGATGAGGAAGGATTGGAATTTTCTTGGCATGGAAAATAATGAAAAG TTGGTGAGCCGTTGTCTTGATCATGTTTCTCAATCTGGCATGACAAATGG ATACTTCATAGCGACAAATGCCACATCAACATTTCAGTCCATTGTTTCCAGTTACCCTGGTGATCTGGTTCTTGTGTCAATACAG TGTCCAAATCCAGATTTCAATAAAACAGAATACCGATGGAGGATGGTGCGAAGATCATTAGTTGAAGCAATAGCAGACTTACTGGCTTCTGATGGAAAG GTATTTCTCCAATCCGATGTAAAAGAAGTTGCAGTGAGAATGAAAGAAGAATTTATGAAATATGGTAAGGGTAAGCTCACAGTAGTGCATGATTTGGAAGATAGCACCAGTCATCAAGATAGGTGGTTGAAGGAAAATCCCTTTGGCATTCGATCGGATTGGGAGCAACATGTTATAGACCGTGGAGCTCCTATGTACAGATTACTGCTATTGAAATCTTCTCCTTCTGGTTGA
- the LOC104109367 gene encoding uncharacterized protein isoform X6 translates to MSRVLDFFLEYSLPRISDFHNGCTRFQDLQQISSRSSYGKPSAVQSCKRVQFSLEALNLEVADHADLHSLPDEAEACDGRDSDILPHVQTLRNFPEEELMGKVVMVRLDLTILLREQKKKHSSAARVISTIKYLHNAGAKLVLISSWSPKADSQLLKLERVAEFLSSELELKVIPVELGSGLEQSLMEDGHNSDILLLENLSQFKQEQANCSEFARRLSSGVDIFVNDAFFQSHKILASNVGITSFCYSSIAGFHFDEGMSQLKKIIKMNKWPYYAIIGGANLAGKAAALQFLASRCDGFIFVGDAAFQIMHAFGLPVPMELVEQESLEAADMLLEAAKARGVKIVLPKDFWCVNDHYPLQMKTFPANHIMDGKSWKPVDVGPNTLEEMISVLSRCKAYPFELNWDAIYANTTLPLVVDVGSGNGLFLFRMAKMRKDWNFLGMENNEKLVSRCLDHVSQSGMTNGYFIATNATSTFQSIVSSYPGDLVLVSIQCPNPDFNKTEYRWRMVRRSLVEAIADLLASDGKVFLQSDVKEVAVRMKEEFMKYGKGKLTVVHDLEDSTSHQDRWLKENPFGIRSDWEQHVIDRGAPMYRLLLLKSSPSG, encoded by the exons ATGAGTCGGGTTCTGGATTTCTTCTTAGAATACTCTTTACCGAGAATATCAGATTTCCACAATGGCTGTACAAGGTTTCAAGATTTGCAACAAATTAGTTCACGTTCGTCTTATGGGAAGCCTTCTGCAGTCCAAAGTTGTAAAAGGGTTCAATTTTCACTAGAAG CTTTAAATCTGGAGGTAGCTGATCATGCTGATTTGCATTCACTTCCAGACGAG GCTGAAGCTTGTGACGGGAGAGATTCAGATATCTTACCTCATGTGCAAACCCTTAGAAATTTCCCAGAGGAGGAACTAATGGGAAAAGTTGTCATGGTCAGATTGGATTTGACCATCCTGCTAAGGGAGCAGAAGAAAAAGCATTCGTCAGCAGCTCGTGTAATTTCAACCATCAAGTATCTACACAATGCTGGGGCAAAATTAGTTCTAATAAGTAGCTGGAGTCCGAAAGCTGATTCACAGCTTCTGAAATTGGAACGTGTTGCAG AATTTCTATCGTCAGAACTTGAACTAAAAGTCATACCAGTGGAGCTTGGTTCTGGACTTGAGCAGTCTCTGATGGAAGATGGACATAATTCTGACATCCTTCTGCTTGAGAACCTTTCTCAGTTTAAGCAGGAGCAAGCCAATTGTTCAGAGTTTGCACGACGCCTATCATCTGGGGTCGATATCTTTGTTAATGATGCATTTTTCCAATCACATAAGATTCTTGCatcaaatgttggtattaccaGCTTCTGCTATTCCTCCATTGCCGGATTTCACTTTGACGAGGGAATGTCTCAACTGAAGAAGATAATCAAGATGAACAAATGGCCCTATTATGCAATA ATTGGTGGAGCTAATCTCGCTGGGAAAGCAGCAGCCTTGCAATTTTTGGCATCTAGATGTGATGGTTTCATCTTTGTTGGAGATGCTGCATTTCAAATCATGCATGCTTTTGGATTACCTGTGCCTATGGAATTGGTGGAACAAGAATCACTAGAAGCAGCCGATATGCTACTTGAGGCTGCAAAGGCAAGAGGAGTAAAAATTGTATTACCAAAAGATTTTTGGTGCGTCAATGATCATTATCCACTGCAGATGAAGACCTTTCCTGCTAATCATATCATGGATGGTAAAA GCTGGAAACCTGTTGATGTTGGACCCAACACGTTGGAGGAAATGATTTCCGTGCTTTCAAGATGCAAG GCATACCCATTTGAGTTGAACTGGGATGCTATATATGCCAATACGACACTACCTCTTGTTGTTGACGTAGGAAGTG GCAACGGCTTATTTCTGTTCAGAATGGCAAAGATGAGGAAGGATTGGAATTTTCTTGGCATGGAAAATAATGAAAAG TTGGTGAGCCGTTGTCTTGATCATGTTTCTCAATCTGGCATGACAAATGG ATACTTCATAGCGACAAATGCCACATCAACATTTCAGTCCATTGTTTCCAGTTACCCTGGTGATCTGGTTCTTGTGTCAATACAG TGTCCAAATCCAGATTTCAATAAAACAGAATACCGATGGAGGATGGTGCGAAGATCATTAGTTGAAGCAATAGCAGACTTACTGGCTTCTGATGGAAAG GTATTTCTCCAATCCGATGTAAAAGAAGTTGCAGTGAGAATGAAAGAAGAATTTATGAAATATGGTAAGGGTAAGCTCACAGTAGTGCATGATTTGGAAGATAGCACCAGTCATCAAGATAGGTGGTTGAAGGAAAATCCCTTTGGCATTCGATCGGATTGGGAGCAACATGTTATAGACCGTGGAGCTCCTATGTACAGATTACTGCTATTGAAATCTTCTCCTTCTGGTTGA
- the LOC104109367 gene encoding phosphoglycerate kinase 2, chloroplastic-like isoform X3, protein MSRVLDFFLEYSLPRISDFHNGCTRFQDLQQISSRSSYGKPSAVQSCKRVQFSLEALNLEVADHADLHSLPDEAEACDGRDSDILPHVQTLRNFPEEELMGKVVMVRLDLTILLREQKKKHSSAARVISTIKYLHNAGAKLVLISSWSPKADSQLLKLERVAEFLSSELELKVIPVELGSGLEQSLMEDGHNSDILLLENLSQFKQEQANCSEFARRLSSGVDIFVNDAFFQSHKILASNVGITSFCYSSIAGFHFDEGMSQLKKIIKMNKWPYYAIIGGANLAGKAAALQFLASRCDGFIFVGDAAFQIMHAFGLPVPMELVEQESLEAADMLLEAAKARGVKIVLPKDFWCVNDHYPLQMKTFPANHIMDGKSWKPVDVGPNTLEEMISVLSRCKACETFVGKSSYVMADLIENASIVWEFLKGRKLHGLLALDRAYPFELNWDAIYANTTLPLVVDVGSGNGLFLFRMAKMRKDWNFLGMENNEKLVSRCLDHVSQSGMTNGYFIATNATSTFQSIVSSYPGDLVLVSIQCPNPDFNKTEYRWRMVRRSLVEAIADLLASDGKVFLQSDVKEVAVRMKEEFMKYGKGKLTVVHDLEDSTSHQDRWLKENPFGIRSDWEQHVIDRGAPMYRLLLLKSSPSG, encoded by the exons ATGAGTCGGGTTCTGGATTTCTTCTTAGAATACTCTTTACCGAGAATATCAGATTTCCACAATGGCTGTACAAGGTTTCAAGATTTGCAACAAATTAGTTCACGTTCGTCTTATGGGAAGCCTTCTGCAGTCCAAAGTTGTAAAAGGGTTCAATTTTCACTAGAAG CTTTAAATCTGGAGGTAGCTGATCATGCTGATTTGCATTCACTTCCAGACGAG GCTGAAGCTTGTGACGGGAGAGATTCAGATATCTTACCTCATGTGCAAACCCTTAGAAATTTCCCAGAGGAGGAACTAATGGGAAAAGTTGTCATGGTCAGATTGGATTTGACCATCCTGCTAAGGGAGCAGAAGAAAAAGCATTCGTCAGCAGCTCGTGTAATTTCAACCATCAAGTATCTACACAATGCTGGGGCAAAATTAGTTCTAATAAGTAGCTGGAGTCCGAAAGCTGATTCACAGCTTCTGAAATTGGAACGTGTTGCAG AATTTCTATCGTCAGAACTTGAACTAAAAGTCATACCAGTGGAGCTTGGTTCTGGACTTGAGCAGTCTCTGATGGAAGATGGACATAATTCTGACATCCTTCTGCTTGAGAACCTTTCTCAGTTTAAGCAGGAGCAAGCCAATTGTTCAGAGTTTGCACGACGCCTATCATCTGGGGTCGATATCTTTGTTAATGATGCATTTTTCCAATCACATAAGATTCTTGCatcaaatgttggtattaccaGCTTCTGCTATTCCTCCATTGCCGGATTTCACTTTGACGAGGGAATGTCTCAACTGAAGAAGATAATCAAGATGAACAAATGGCCCTATTATGCAATA ATTGGTGGAGCTAATCTCGCTGGGAAAGCAGCAGCCTTGCAATTTTTGGCATCTAGATGTGATGGTTTCATCTTTGTTGGAGATGCTGCATTTCAAATCATGCATGCTTTTGGATTACCTGTGCCTATGGAATTGGTGGAACAAGAATCACTAGAAGCAGCCGATATGCTACTTGAGGCTGCAAAGGCAAGAGGAGTAAAAATTGTATTACCAAAAGATTTTTGGTGCGTCAATGATCATTATCCACTGCAGATGAAGACCTTTCCTGCTAATCATATCATGGATGGTAAAA GCTGGAAACCTGTTGATGTTGGACCCAACACGTTGGAGGAAATGATTTCCGTGCTTTCAAGATGCAAG GCATGTGAGACATTTGTTGGGAAATCAAGCTATGTAATGGCCGATTTGATTGAAAACGCTTCCATTGTCTGGGAGTTTCTGAAAGGGAGAAAGCTTCACGGCCTCTTGGCACTAGATAGA GCATACCCATTTGAGTTGAACTGGGATGCTATATATGCCAATACGACACTACCTCTTGTTGTTGACGTAGGAAGTG GCAACGGCTTATTTCTGTTCAGAATGGCAAAGATGAGGAAGGATTGGAATTTTCTTGGCATGGAAAATAATGAAAAG TTGGTGAGCCGTTGTCTTGATCATGTTTCTCAATCTGGCATGACAAATGG ATACTTCATAGCGACAAATGCCACATCAACATTTCAGTCCATTGTTTCCAGTTACCCTGGTGATCTGGTTCTTGTGTCAATACAG TGTCCAAATCCAGATTTCAATAAAACAGAATACCGATGGAGGATGGTGCGAAGATCATTAGTTGAAGCAATAGCAGACTTACTGGCTTCTGATGGAAAG GTATTTCTCCAATCCGATGTAAAAGAAGTTGCAGTGAGAATGAAAGAAGAATTTATGAAATATGGTAAGGGTAAGCTCACAGTAGTGCATGATTTGGAAGATAGCACCAGTCATCAAGATAGGTGGTTGAAGGAAAATCCCTTTGGCATTCGATCGGATTGGGAGCAACATGTTATAGACCGTGGAGCTCCTATGTACAGATTACTGCTATTGAAATCTTCTCCTTCTGGTTGA
- the LOC104109367 gene encoding phosphoglycerate kinase, cytosolic-like isoform X1 — MSRVLDFFLEYSLPRISDFHNGCTRFQDLQQISSRSSYGKPSAVQSCKRVQFSLEALNLEVADHADLHSLPDEAEACDGRDSDILPHVQTLRNFPEEELMGKVVMVRLDLTILLREQKKKHSSAARVISTIKYLHNAGAKLVLISSWSPKADSQLLKLERVAEFLSSELELKVIPVELGSGLEQSLMEDGHNSDILLLENLSQFKQEQANCSEFARRLSSGVDIFVNDAFFQSHKILASNVGITSFCYSSIAGFHFDEGMSQLKKIIKMNKWPYYAIIGGANLAGKAAALQFLASRCDGFIFVGDAAFQIMHAFGLPVPMELVEQESLEAADMLLEAAKARGVKIVLPKDFWCVNDHYPLQMKTFPANHIMDGKSWKPVDVGPNTLEEMISVLSRCKKILWIGAIKFGASNQESAGTSKLAAILYNLSQKNCDLIVVGKQACETFVGKSSYVMADLIENASIVWEFLKGRKLHGLLALDRAYPFELNWDAIYANTTLPLVVDVGSGNGLFLFRMAKMRKDWNFLGMENNEKLVSRCLDHVSQSGMTNGYFIATNATSTFQSIVSSYPGDLVLVSIQCPNPDFNKTEYRWRMVRRSLVEAIADLLASDGKVFLQSDVKEVAVRMKEEFMKYGKGKLTVVHDLEDSTSHQDRWLKENPFGIRSDWEQHVIDRGAPMYRLLLLKSSPSG; from the exons ATGAGTCGGGTTCTGGATTTCTTCTTAGAATACTCTTTACCGAGAATATCAGATTTCCACAATGGCTGTACAAGGTTTCAAGATTTGCAACAAATTAGTTCACGTTCGTCTTATGGGAAGCCTTCTGCAGTCCAAAGTTGTAAAAGGGTTCAATTTTCACTAGAAG CTTTAAATCTGGAGGTAGCTGATCATGCTGATTTGCATTCACTTCCAGACGAG GCTGAAGCTTGTGACGGGAGAGATTCAGATATCTTACCTCATGTGCAAACCCTTAGAAATTTCCCAGAGGAGGAACTAATGGGAAAAGTTGTCATGGTCAGATTGGATTTGACCATCCTGCTAAGGGAGCAGAAGAAAAAGCATTCGTCAGCAGCTCGTGTAATTTCAACCATCAAGTATCTACACAATGCTGGGGCAAAATTAGTTCTAATAAGTAGCTGGAGTCCGAAAGCTGATTCACAGCTTCTGAAATTGGAACGTGTTGCAG AATTTCTATCGTCAGAACTTGAACTAAAAGTCATACCAGTGGAGCTTGGTTCTGGACTTGAGCAGTCTCTGATGGAAGATGGACATAATTCTGACATCCTTCTGCTTGAGAACCTTTCTCAGTTTAAGCAGGAGCAAGCCAATTGTTCAGAGTTTGCACGACGCCTATCATCTGGGGTCGATATCTTTGTTAATGATGCATTTTTCCAATCACATAAGATTCTTGCatcaaatgttggtattaccaGCTTCTGCTATTCCTCCATTGCCGGATTTCACTTTGACGAGGGAATGTCTCAACTGAAGAAGATAATCAAGATGAACAAATGGCCCTATTATGCAATA ATTGGTGGAGCTAATCTCGCTGGGAAAGCAGCAGCCTTGCAATTTTTGGCATCTAGATGTGATGGTTTCATCTTTGTTGGAGATGCTGCATTTCAAATCATGCATGCTTTTGGATTACCTGTGCCTATGGAATTGGTGGAACAAGAATCACTAGAAGCAGCCGATATGCTACTTGAGGCTGCAAAGGCAAGAGGAGTAAAAATTGTATTACCAAAAGATTTTTGGTGCGTCAATGATCATTATCCACTGCAGATGAAGACCTTTCCTGCTAATCATATCATGGATGGTAAAA GCTGGAAACCTGTTGATGTTGGACCCAACACGTTGGAGGAAATGATTTCCGTGCTTTCAAGATGCAAG aaaattttgTGGATTGGAGCTATAAAGTTCGGCGCATCAAATCAAGAATCTGCTGGAACGTCCAAATTGGCTGCAATACTTTATAATCTTAGTCAAAAGAACTGTGATCTTATTGTGGTTGGCAAACAGGCATGTGAGACATTTGTTGGGAAATCAAGCTATGTAATGGCCGATTTGATTGAAAACGCTTCCATTGTCTGGGAGTTTCTGAAAGGGAGAAAGCTTCACGGCCTCTTGGCACTAGATAGA GCATACCCATTTGAGTTGAACTGGGATGCTATATATGCCAATACGACACTACCTCTTGTTGTTGACGTAGGAAGTG GCAACGGCTTATTTCTGTTCAGAATGGCAAAGATGAGGAAGGATTGGAATTTTCTTGGCATGGAAAATAATGAAAAG TTGGTGAGCCGTTGTCTTGATCATGTTTCTCAATCTGGCATGACAAATGG ATACTTCATAGCGACAAATGCCACATCAACATTTCAGTCCATTGTTTCCAGTTACCCTGGTGATCTGGTTCTTGTGTCAATACAG TGTCCAAATCCAGATTTCAATAAAACAGAATACCGATGGAGGATGGTGCGAAGATCATTAGTTGAAGCAATAGCAGACTTACTGGCTTCTGATGGAAAG GTATTTCTCCAATCCGATGTAAAAGAAGTTGCAGTGAGAATGAAAGAAGAATTTATGAAATATGGTAAGGGTAAGCTCACAGTAGTGCATGATTTGGAAGATAGCACCAGTCATCAAGATAGGTGGTTGAAGGAAAATCCCTTTGGCATTCGATCGGATTGGGAGCAACATGTTATAGACCGTGGAGCTCCTATGTACAGATTACTGCTATTGAAATCTTCTCCTTCTGGTTGA